In one Chryseobacterium camelliae genomic region, the following are encoded:
- a CDS encoding aminoacyl-histidine dipeptidase: MELSNIEPQIIWKNFSKLNAVPRPSKKEEKVIAFIKEFGENLGLETTVDEVGNVIIKKPATAGMENRKSVVLQSHLDMVCQKNSDINFDFETEGIKMEVDGDWVKAKGTTLGADNGLGVATIMSILESSDIPHPDLEALFTIDEETGMTGALGLKPGQLTGQILLNLDTEEDDEIDIGCAGGIDVTITQTYETEAANGQMVRLEVKGLQGGHSGMDIHKGFGNANMILGRLLYKGLEKQNIQLISIDGGGLRNAIPREAVAIVSVRNAQEFILEVTDLKKEILEEFATIEAGLQINIENTTSAEKVLSVADSKKIILTLKSLHNGVYRMSPDVKDLVESSNNVARVELKGGALKILNLSRSSVESSKYSVAEQLKSVAELAGMNTEFSGSYPGWKPKPGSEIVQLMEKIYVEKFNEKPHVVACHAGLECGIIGANYPEMEMVSFGPTIRGAHSPDERANIPSAQKFWAFTKDILANIPLK, from the coding sequence ATGGAATTATCTAATATAGAACCGCAGATAATCTGGAAAAATTTCTCCAAATTAAATGCAGTTCCGAGACCCTCGAAAAAAGAAGAAAAAGTAATTGCTTTCATCAAAGAATTTGGTGAAAATCTGGGATTGGAAACGACAGTAGATGAAGTAGGAAACGTCATCATTAAAAAACCTGCCACTGCTGGAATGGAAAACCGTAAATCTGTTGTTCTGCAATCACATTTGGATATGGTTTGCCAAAAGAACAGCGACATCAATTTCGATTTTGAAACGGAAGGGATTAAAATGGAGGTTGACGGAGACTGGGTTAAGGCAAAAGGAACCACCCTGGGAGCCGATAACGGTTTGGGAGTGGCTACCATTATGTCAATTTTAGAGAGTTCAGACATTCCTCACCCAGATCTGGAAGCTCTTTTCACCATAGATGAAGAAACCGGAATGACAGGAGCTTTAGGCTTGAAACCAGGTCAGTTAACCGGACAAATTTTATTAAATCTTGACACCGAAGAAGATGATGAAATCGATATCGGCTGTGCGGGAGGAATTGATGTTACGATTACTCAGACCTACGAAACAGAAGCTGCGAACGGACAAATGGTAAGACTTGAAGTAAAGGGATTACAAGGCGGTCACTCCGGAATGGATATCCACAAAGGTTTCGGAAACGCCAACATGATCTTAGGAAGACTTCTTTACAAAGGACTGGAAAAACAAAATATTCAGTTGATTTCTATCGATGGAGGCGGATTGAGAAATGCGATCCCTAGAGAAGCTGTGGCAATTGTTTCTGTAAGAAATGCCCAGGAATTCATTTTAGAGGTTACTGATCTTAAAAAAGAAATTTTAGAGGAATTTGCAACCATAGAAGCCGGTCTTCAGATCAATATCGAAAATACTACTTCTGCTGAAAAAGTACTTTCCGTAGCAGATTCAAAGAAAATTATCCTGACATTAAAGTCTCTTCACAACGGAGTGTACAGAATGAGCCCGGATGTAAAAGATCTGGTGGAATCTTCAAACAATGTAGCAAGAGTAGAACTAAAAGGCGGAGCTTTAAAAATCTTAAACCTGTCCCGTTCTTCTGTAGAATCTTCTAAATATTCCGTTGCTGAGCAATTAAAATCAGTAGCTGAACTGGCAGGAATGAATACTGAATTCAGTGGTTCATATCCGGGATGGAAGCCAAAACCGGGTTCTGAGATCGTTCAGCTGATGGAAAAAATCTATGTTGAAAAATTCAATGAGAAACCCCACGTTGTAGCATGTCATGCCGGTTTGGAATGTGGAATTATCGGAGCGAATTATCCTGAAATGGAAATGGTAAGCTTCGGACCTACGATCAGAGGAGCTCACTCTCCGGATGAAAGAGCGAATATTCCTTCTGCTCAGAAATTCTGGGCGTTCACGAAAGATATTTTAGCAAATATTCCTTTAAAATAA
- a CDS encoding DUF3108 domain-containing protein — protein sequence MKKILTLFVIFIFSLSFAQVDNVANGESITLRIHYGFLNAGSATLTAQNTTYKGAPHLYVKGTGQTTGAVRAFFKVDDLYESYINTNTGLPSFYVRNVKEGSYRQHFETTFNHDNTTLVLKDKKTPANGSKVIKSVKGVQDMLSCFYYLRSKSPAELKTGTIINMNVWIDDEMFPFQLRVVGTENLKTKFGTINCLKIIPSVKSGRVFKEKEGVTMWVSNDYNHIPMLLKAELAVGSLKASIDDFKNVKYPLKFTK from the coding sequence ATGAAGAAAATTTTAACCCTTTTTGTAATATTTATATTCTCTCTGAGCTTTGCTCAGGTAGACAATGTTGCAAACGGTGAATCCATCACACTTAGAATTCACTATGGATTTCTGAATGCAGGAAGTGCTACTCTTACCGCCCAAAATACCACTTATAAAGGAGCACCTCATCTTTATGTAAAAGGAACAGGGCAAACTACAGGAGCTGTAAGAGCTTTTTTCAAAGTAGACGATTTATATGAAAGTTATATTAACACCAATACAGGTTTACCCAGTTTCTACGTGAGAAATGTAAAAGAAGGAAGCTATCGCCAGCACTTTGAAACTACTTTTAATCATGATAATACCACCTTAGTCCTGAAAGATAAAAAAACTCCTGCCAATGGTTCTAAAGTTATAAAATCAGTAAAAGGGGTTCAGGATATGCTTTCTTGTTTTTATTATTTGAGAAGCAAAAGCCCGGCTGAATTAAAAACAGGTACCATTATCAACATGAATGTATGGATTGATGATGAAATGTTTCCCTTCCAGCTAAGAGTGGTAGGTACAGAAAACTTAAAAACAAAATTCGGCACCATCAACTGTCTTAAAATAATTCCGTCTGTAAAAAGCGGCAGAGTATTTAAAGAAAAAGAAGGCGTTACGATGTGGGTTTCCAATGACTACAACCATATTCCCATGCTTCTGAAAGCTGAATTGGCGGTAGGTTCTTTGAAGGCGAGTATTGATGATTTTAAAAATGTAAAATATCCTTTAAAGTTTACAAAATAG
- a CDS encoding 2Fe-2S iron-sulfur cluster-binding protein yields MSDINIKITDREGVTHDIVAPTDMSMNLMEIIRSYELAEEGTIGVCGGMAMCASCQVYVINDPGLNEMEAEEDAMLAEAFHVKDNSRLGCQLHIVPEMEGLEVEIAPYP; encoded by the coding sequence ATGTCAGATATTAATATAAAAATCACCGACAGAGAAGGTGTAACGCACGATATTGTAGCTCCTACGGATATGTCCATGAACCTAATGGAAATTATCCGTTCCTATGAATTAGCAGAAGAAGGGACTATCGGCGTTTGTGGAGGAATGGCGATGTGCGCTTCTTGTCAGGTCTACGTGATCAATGATCCGGGACTGAATGAGATGGAAGCAGAAGAAGATGCAATGTTAGCAGAAGCGTTCCATGTAAAAGACAACAGCAGATTGGGCTGCCAATTGCATATCGTTCCTGAAATGGAAGGGCTGGAAGTGGAAATTGCTCCTTATCCTTAG
- a CDS encoding NAD(P)/FAD-dependent oxidoreductase, translating to MITTDILIIGAGPTGLFAVFEAGLLKMKCHIIDALPQPGGQLAELYPKKPIFDIPGYPSVNAGELVDNLMEQIKQFQPGFTLGETAVSYTKVDDEWFEVVTNKGTVHRAKAIAIAGGLGTFEPRKPTMDNIADYEEKGLEYFVKEPEHFRNKKVVIAGGGDSALDWSIFLSNVASEVTLIHRRNEFRGALDSVEKVQDLKNQGKIKLITPAEVTAIKGDGKVEAITVAVDGQEPYDIETDYFIPLFGLTPKLGEIGNWGLNIEKNAIVVNNALDYQTNIDGIYAIGDINTYPGKLKLILCGFHEATLMCQSVYNRLNPGKKFVLKYTTVSGVDGFDGSRKEAEKAVVKKID from the coding sequence ATGATAACGACCGATATATTGATCATAGGAGCAGGACCAACCGGGCTTTTTGCTGTATTTGAAGCAGGATTATTAAAAATGAAGTGTCACATCATCGACGCACTTCCTCAGCCGGGAGGACAATTGGCAGAGCTTTATCCTAAAAAACCTATTTTTGATATTCCGGGGTATCCGTCTGTAAATGCAGGTGAATTGGTGGATAATTTGATGGAGCAGATCAAACAGTTTCAACCGGGATTCACTTTGGGAGAGACTGCAGTTTCTTATACAAAAGTAGATGATGAATGGTTTGAAGTAGTGACTAACAAAGGAACTGTTCACAGAGCAAAAGCAATTGCCATTGCAGGAGGTTTAGGAACTTTTGAGCCTAGAAAACCGACTATGGATAATATTGCTGACTATGAAGAAAAAGGTCTTGAATATTTCGTAAAAGAGCCTGAACATTTCAGAAATAAAAAAGTGGTAATCGCAGGTGGAGGAGATTCTGCACTTGACTGGAGTATTTTCTTATCCAATGTTGCCAGTGAAGTTACATTGATCCACAGAAGAAACGAGTTCCGTGGAGCTTTGGATTCTGTAGAAAAAGTTCAGGACTTAAAAAACCAGGGAAAAATTAAATTAATCACTCCTGCTGAAGTTACAGCGATCAAAGGAGACGGAAAAGTTGAAGCAATTACTGTTGCTGTAGACGGTCAGGAACCTTACGATATTGAAACAGATTACTTTATTCCATTGTTCGGACTGACTCCAAAATTAGGTGAAATCGGAAACTGGGGATTGAATATCGAGAAAAATGCTATTGTTGTAAATAATGCATTGGATTACCAGACAAATATCGACGGAATCTACGCAATCGGTGATATCAATACTTATCCTGGAAAATTAAAACTGATTCTTTGTGGTTTCCATGAAGCGACTTTGATGTGTCAGAGTGTTTACAACAGGCTGAATCCGGGTAAAAAATTCGTATTGAAATACACAACAGTAAGTGGTGTAGACGGATTCGACGGAAGTAGAAAAGAAGCAGAGAAGGCTGTTGTGAAAAAAATTGACTAA
- a CDS encoding TIGR00730 family Rossman fold protein, with amino-acid sequence MKSITVFCGSSFGTDDVFKEQATLLGQTLAKQNIQLVYGGVYVGLMGAVADGALHAGGKVVGVLPHFLQSKEIAHKQLTELILVETMHERKTKMNDLCDGVIVLPGGYGTLEEFFEMITWAQLGLHQKPIAVLNIDGFYNDLIKLVETMVDKGFLKPINRDMLLISDTIDELLEMMKNYKAPTVGKWISKDEV; translated from the coding sequence ATGAAAAGTATCACCGTATTTTGCGGGTCAAGTTTCGGTACAGATGATGTTTTTAAAGAACAGGCCACTTTGCTTGGGCAGACTTTGGCAAAACAAAATATTCAATTGGTATATGGCGGCGTCTACGTTGGTTTGATGGGAGCTGTTGCTGACGGAGCTTTACACGCGGGAGGAAAAGTCGTGGGTGTTCTCCCCCACTTTTTACAATCAAAAGAAATTGCTCACAAACAATTGACCGAACTTATTCTTGTAGAAACCATGCACGAAAGAAAAACCAAAATGAACGACCTTTGCGATGGTGTAATTGTTCTTCCTGGAGGTTACGGAACTTTGGAAGAGTTTTTCGAAATGATCACCTGGGCGCAGCTCGGACTTCATCAAAAGCCAATCGCCGTTTTAAATATTGACGGATTTTATAATGATCTGATTAAGCTTGTTGAAACCATGGTTGACAAAGGATTTTTAAAACCAATCAACAGAGATATGTTACTGATCAGCGATACTATTGATGAATTGCTGGAAATGATGAAAAATTATAAAGCTCCGACAGTCGGAAAATGGATTTCGAAAGATGAAGTTTAA